A stretch of the Ctenopharyngodon idella isolate HZGC_01 chromosome 14, HZGC01, whole genome shotgun sequence genome encodes the following:
- the mgarpa gene encoding calphotin isoform X1, with product MFTPPPPSICTFIVIHCASIGFTRCFPPVVVWTMFACRAAWQRCGPLARQSLNRAHLYRDVVPRRLMSSVPGGSGENLLYAVLCGGAFAGALAYAYRTVATDKARFADRVSEIDARPKSEWKPKPWPPKSGENGDEEAGAEEAETVESAAEEDVAAEAPEVLLETAKATREETGTLETVVEKVAETVAETAEVVAEVAEVVAETAEEVAAVAEEVQKVAEEVEAAAEAVVTPVIQAEEPVSESNVAPSESVSPADAETVELAAASVIDVVPVESGAVEDVRVEAVPEKPIEVPATDNLESEPATELAPIAPVMEEESPVAEEAPDTAVAEEVSAAPVAEEAPVSPVVEEPPVAVVVEEAPVAEETPVDSPVAEVFVAPVVEEAPVSPVVEEPPVAVVVEEAPVPGETTVDTPVSSEEASDIPVIEEEVVSPVTEEAPVAPVVETVPVSPEAEEVSVAPVIEDMPVAPVPEEAPLSLVTEEAPVVATEKTEETPAATVAEEVVPVVPVVGDILEGEEVKAAACSEVIAESAVVETSVSVVEEEAASPVVDVTESVVEPDVVSTVVAEEVSPAETSSAPHALEDPKRDFIVVVLEGGPKTEKKPMVLGVSPMTGRIIPAPGDGEEPSGQGKRHLLKVQMY from the exons ATGTTCACTCCTCCCCCTCCAAGTATCTGCACTTTCATAGTCATTCATTGCGCCTCCATTGGATTCACACGCTGCTTTCCTCCCGTGGTAGTTTGGACGATGTTTGCGTGCAGAGCAGCCTGGCAGAGGTGTGGGCCTCTGGCGCGACAGTCCCTGAACCGCGCACACCTCTATAGAGATG TAGTTCCACGGAGGCTCATGTCATCGGTCCCTGGCGGCTCCGGTGAGAATTTGCTTTACGCTGTCCTCTGTGGTGGAGCCTTCGCAGGTGCCTTGGCATAT GCTTACAGAACCGTTGCAACAGACAAAGCACGTTTTGCTGACCGTGTTTCTGAAATTGATGCTCGTCCCAAGTCTGAGTGGAAACCCAAACCATGGCCACCCAAGA GTGGAGAGAATGGCGATG AAGAAGCTGGTGCAGAGGAGGCAGAAACCGTAGAGAGCGCAGCTGAGGAGGATGTAGCTGCTGAAGCACCTGAGGTCTTGCTGGAAACAGCCAAGGCCACCAGAGAGGAGACGGGGACCCTTGAGACTGTTGTGGAAAAGGTTGCCGAAACGGTTGCAGAGACTGCAGAAGTGGTTGCTGAAGTGGCAGAGGTTGTTGCTGAGACGGCAGAGGAGGTGGCAGCGGTGGCAGAGGAAGTACAGAAGGTTGCAGAGGAAGTAGAGGCAGCAGCAGAGGCTGTTGTAACTCCAGTCATCCAAGCTGAAGAGCCGGTGTCAGAGAGCAATG TGGCCCCGTCAGAGTCGGTCAGCCCAGCAGATGCAGAAACGGTCGAGCTGGCTGCTGCCTCTGTGATCGATGTTGTTCCTGTGGAGTCTGGAGCTGTGGAAGACGTGCGTGTTGAAGCTGTACCAGAGAAGCCCATTGAGGTGCCTGCAACAGATAATTTGGAAAGTGAACCAGCAACAGAGCTGGCTCCCATTGCACCAGTGATGGAAGAGGAGTCACCAGTAGCAGAAGAGGCACCAGATACTGCTGTCGCAGAGGAAGTGTCTGCTGCTCCAGTGGCAGAAGAAGCACCAGTTTCCCCAGTTGTAGAGGAGCCACCTGTTGCTGTAGTGGTAGAAGAGGCTCCAGTAGCAGAGGAGACACCAGTTGATTCACCAGTAGCAGAAGTATTTGTTGCTCCAGTGGTAGAGGAAGCACCAGTTTCTCCTGTTGTAGAGGAGCCCCCTGTTGCTGTAGTGGTGGAAGAGGCTCCAGTACCAGGGGAGACTACAGTTGATACACCAGTTTCCTCAGAAGAGGCATCTGATATTCCTGTGATAGAAGAGGAGGTGGTTTCCCCAGTGACTGAAGAGGCACCAGTTGCCCCTGTAGTTGAAACAGTACCAGTTTCCCCGGAAGCAGAGGAGGTATCAGTTGCCCCAGTGATTGAAGATATGCCTGTAGCACCTGTTCCAGAAGAAGCGCCACTTTCCTTGGTAACTGAAGAAGCACCTGTTGTAGCAACTGAAAAAACCGAGGAAACACCTGCAGCCACAGTAGCAGAAGAGGTTGTTCCTGTTGTACCAGTAGTTGGGGACATCCTAGAAGGTGAAGAAGTGAAGGCAGCAGCATGTTCAGAGGTGATTGCAGAAAGTGCAGTTGTGGAGACTTCAGTAAGTGTGGTTGAGGAAGAAGCAGCAAGTCCGGTTGTGGATGTTACAGAAAGTGTGGTTGAACCTGATGTTGTGAGCACGGTGGTGGCAGAGGAAGTTTCTCCAGCTGAAACATCAAGCGCACCTCATGCTTTGGAAGACCCCAAACGAGACTTCATAGTGGTTGTCTTGGAGGGAGGTCCTAAAACAGAAAAGAAGCCCATGGTGCTTGGTGTGTCCCCCATGACTGGCAGAATCATTCCAGCCCCTGGTGATGGTGAAGAGCCATCGGGTCAG GGCAAGCGCCATTTGCTTAAAGTGCAGATGTATTAG
- the mgarpa gene encoding calphotin isoform X2 yields MFTPPPPSICTFIVIHCASIGFTRCFPPVVVWTMFACRAAWQRCGPLARQSLNRAHLYRDVVPRRLMSSVPGGSGENLLYAVLCGGAFAGALAYAYRTVATDKARFADRVSEIDARPKSEWKPKPWPPKSGENGDEEAGAEEAETVESAAEEDVAAEAPEVLLETAKATREETGTLETVVEKVAETVAETAEVVAEVAEVVAETAEEVAAVAEEVQKVAEEVEAAAEAVVTPVIQAEEPVSESNVAPSESVSPADAETVELAAASVIDVVPVESGAVEDVRVEAVPEKPIEVPATDNLESEPATELAPIAPVMEEESPVAEEAPDTAVAEEVSAAPVAEEAPVSPVVEEPPVAVVVEEAPVAEETPVDSPVAEVFVAPVVEEAPVSPVVEEPPVAVVVEEAPVPGETTVDTPVSSEEASDIPVIEEEVVSPVTEEAPVAPVVETVPVSPEAEEVSVAPVIEDMPVAPVPEEAPLSLVTEEAPVVATEKTEETPAATVAEEVVPVVPVVGDILEGEEVKAAACSEVIAESAVVETSVSVVEEEAASPVVDVTESVVEPDVVSTVVAEEVSPAETSSAPHALEDPKRDFIVVVLEGGPKTEKKPMVLGVSPMTGRIIPAPGDGEEPSGQVTGQAPFA; encoded by the exons ATGTTCACTCCTCCCCCTCCAAGTATCTGCACTTTCATAGTCATTCATTGCGCCTCCATTGGATTCACACGCTGCTTTCCTCCCGTGGTAGTTTGGACGATGTTTGCGTGCAGAGCAGCCTGGCAGAGGTGTGGGCCTCTGGCGCGACAGTCCCTGAACCGCGCACACCTCTATAGAGATG TAGTTCCACGGAGGCTCATGTCATCGGTCCCTGGCGGCTCCGGTGAGAATTTGCTTTACGCTGTCCTCTGTGGTGGAGCCTTCGCAGGTGCCTTGGCATAT GCTTACAGAACCGTTGCAACAGACAAAGCACGTTTTGCTGACCGTGTTTCTGAAATTGATGCTCGTCCCAAGTCTGAGTGGAAACCCAAACCATGGCCACCCAAGA GTGGAGAGAATGGCGATG AAGAAGCTGGTGCAGAGGAGGCAGAAACCGTAGAGAGCGCAGCTGAGGAGGATGTAGCTGCTGAAGCACCTGAGGTCTTGCTGGAAACAGCCAAGGCCACCAGAGAGGAGACGGGGACCCTTGAGACTGTTGTGGAAAAGGTTGCCGAAACGGTTGCAGAGACTGCAGAAGTGGTTGCTGAAGTGGCAGAGGTTGTTGCTGAGACGGCAGAGGAGGTGGCAGCGGTGGCAGAGGAAGTACAGAAGGTTGCAGAGGAAGTAGAGGCAGCAGCAGAGGCTGTTGTAACTCCAGTCATCCAAGCTGAAGAGCCGGTGTCAGAGAGCAATG TGGCCCCGTCAGAGTCGGTCAGCCCAGCAGATGCAGAAACGGTCGAGCTGGCTGCTGCCTCTGTGATCGATGTTGTTCCTGTGGAGTCTGGAGCTGTGGAAGACGTGCGTGTTGAAGCTGTACCAGAGAAGCCCATTGAGGTGCCTGCAACAGATAATTTGGAAAGTGAACCAGCAACAGAGCTGGCTCCCATTGCACCAGTGATGGAAGAGGAGTCACCAGTAGCAGAAGAGGCACCAGATACTGCTGTCGCAGAGGAAGTGTCTGCTGCTCCAGTGGCAGAAGAAGCACCAGTTTCCCCAGTTGTAGAGGAGCCACCTGTTGCTGTAGTGGTAGAAGAGGCTCCAGTAGCAGAGGAGACACCAGTTGATTCACCAGTAGCAGAAGTATTTGTTGCTCCAGTGGTAGAGGAAGCACCAGTTTCTCCTGTTGTAGAGGAGCCCCCTGTTGCTGTAGTGGTGGAAGAGGCTCCAGTACCAGGGGAGACTACAGTTGATACACCAGTTTCCTCAGAAGAGGCATCTGATATTCCTGTGATAGAAGAGGAGGTGGTTTCCCCAGTGACTGAAGAGGCACCAGTTGCCCCTGTAGTTGAAACAGTACCAGTTTCCCCGGAAGCAGAGGAGGTATCAGTTGCCCCAGTGATTGAAGATATGCCTGTAGCACCTGTTCCAGAAGAAGCGCCACTTTCCTTGGTAACTGAAGAAGCACCTGTTGTAGCAACTGAAAAAACCGAGGAAACACCTGCAGCCACAGTAGCAGAAGAGGTTGTTCCTGTTGTACCAGTAGTTGGGGACATCCTAGAAGGTGAAGAAGTGAAGGCAGCAGCATGTTCAGAGGTGATTGCAGAAAGTGCAGTTGTGGAGACTTCAGTAAGTGTGGTTGAGGAAGAAGCAGCAAGTCCGGTTGTGGATGTTACAGAAAGTGTGGTTGAACCTGATGTTGTGAGCACGGTGGTGGCAGAGGAAGTTTCTCCAGCTGAAACATCAAGCGCACCTCATGCTTTGGAAGACCCCAAACGAGACTTCATAGTGGTTGTCTTGGAGGGAGGTCCTAAAACAGAAAAGAAGCCCATGGTGCTTGGTGTGTCCCCCATGACTGGCAGAATCATTCCAGCCCCTGGTGATGGTGAAGAGCCATCGGGTCAGGTAACAG GGCAAGCGCCATTTGCTTAA
- the mgarpa gene encoding protein MGARP isoform X3, with product MFACRAAWQRCGPLARQSLNRAHLYRDVVPRRLMSSVPGGSGENLLYAVLCGGAFAGALAYAYRTVATDKARFADRVSEIDARPKSEWKPKPWPPKSGENGDE from the exons ATGTTTGCGTGCAGAGCAGCCTGGCAGAGGTGTGGGCCTCTGGCGCGACAGTCCCTGAACCGCGCACACCTCTATAGAGATG TAGTTCCACGGAGGCTCATGTCATCGGTCCCTGGCGGCTCCGGTGAGAATTTGCTTTACGCTGTCCTCTGTGGTGGAGCCTTCGCAGGTGCCTTGGCATAT GCTTACAGAACCGTTGCAACAGACAAAGCACGTTTTGCTGACCGTGTTTCTGAAATTGATGCTCGTCCCAAGTCTGAGTGGAAACCCAAACCATGGCCACCCAAGA GTGGAGAGAATGGCGATG AGTAA
- the ndufc1 gene encoding NADH dehydrogenase [ubiquinone] 1 subunit C1, mitochondrial — MLLGRLLLRTSTVNKMVSRNTYTAFRPDPSKPNMLRVGLAFGSTAVLWALLFKQHSTDVHEYKTRNGLE, encoded by the exons ATGCTTCTCGGCCGGTTATTGTTGCGGACTTCAACTGTCAACAAGA tGGTTAGTAGAAATACTTATACAGCATTCAGACCTGATCCCTCCAAGCCAAACATGCTGAGAGTAGGACTGGCATTTGGAAGTACAGCTGTCTTGTGGGCACTG CTGTTCAAACAACACAGCACTGATGTGCATGAGTACAAAACAAGGAATGGGTTAGAGTAA